The following proteins are encoded in a genomic region of Streptococcus gwangjuense:
- a CDS encoding mucin-binding protein: protein MKHSHKKSFDWYSLQQRYSIRKYHFGAASVLLGTALVLGTAANAQAVQAEEHTPEATNSVSVDKVEEATKPAEVSTVKKETTYAAPTVANPVEVTPAKSEDAKAPAEKVEEAKIQREEVSSKNAVDKSKLSAALLRAEKLEIKLYTEESVKRLQSSIQSAKELLNKADVTESELSQAESELQAAVIALELRGATTTKVIDKTEVVSKIESAEKKNAESKVAEQTSEVDKESEEKDKIALKPVKGLRVEDAKANKKGGWNIPLDQEARLRLKSAIEAHAAQGSSRRRKRAIGDLDYTFKKVMTPVNPGFYADAKSVDELTVNPDYINETVVNVWYKDLGYINLVDKDGHYINSNGEVVENKEAAVRRQYKNDFNDTTRADVTEIPNAPVGWKISDNQSIRGYDAETKTIDPNDDNDLDAVGKDSNVVIEKENQKAVIRYVSTNGNRVLTTDEVTGKSGEAIAYSTTSQINEFKKQGYNLVSDEFTAGGAKVYDYDTARDQVYTVTLSERVEPVNPDNPTPQPNTPVNPGQPDSPRWPGTVENLDNKESVSRTIHYVYEDGSKAKDDVVETLNFKRWSRINLVTGQIFFQDWTTNDDTFDKVVSPTIAGYTADKSEIPAVSGVKAKDQDRVETVTYRKDVQKAVIRYVSTNGNRVLTTDEVTGKSGEAIAYSTTSQITEFKKQGYKLVSDEFTSGGAKVYDYDTARDQVYTVTLSERVEPVNPDNPTPQPNTPVNPGQPDSPRWPGTVENLDNKESVSRTIHYVYEDGSKAKDDVVETLNFKRWSHINLVTGHIDFQDWTTNDDTFDKVVSPTIAGYTADKSEIPAVSGVKAKDQDRVETVTYRKDAQKAVIRYVSTNGNRVLTTDEVTGKSGEAIAYSTISQINEFKKQGYNLVSDEFTAGGAKVYDYDTARDQVYTVTLSERVEPVNPDNPTPQPNTPVNPGQPDSPRWPASVHDLDNKESVSRTIHYVYEDGSKAKDDVVETLNFKRWSRINLVTGQIFFQDWTTNDDTFDKVVSPNIAGYTADKSEIPAVSGVKAKDQDRVETVTYRKDAQKAVIRYVSTNGNRVLTTDEVTGKSGEAIAYSTTSQITEFKKQGYNLVSDEFTAGGAKVYDYDTARDQVYTVTLSERVEPVNPDNPTPQPNTPVNPGQPDSPRWPGTVENLDNKESVSRTIHYVYEDGSKAKDDVVETLNFKRWSRINLVTGHIDFQDWTTNDDTFDKVVSPTIAGYTADKSEIPAVSGVKAKDQDRVETVTYRKDAQKAVIRYVSTNGNRVLTTDEVTGKSGEAIAYSTTSQITEFKKQGYKLVSDEFTAGGAKVYDYDTARDQVYTVTLSERVEPVNPDNPTPQPNTPVNPGQPDSPRWPGTVENLDNKESVSRTIHYVYEDGSKAKDDVVETLNFKRWSNVNLVTGHIDFQDWTTNDDTFDKVVSPNIAGYTADKSEIPAVSGVQAKDQDRVETVTYRKDAQKAIIRYVSTNGNRVLTTDEVTGKSGEAIAYSTISQINEFKKQGYNLVSDEFTAGGAKVYDYDTARDQVYTVTLSERVEPVNPDNPTPQPNTPVNPGQPDSPRWPASVHDLDNKESVSRTIHYVYEDGSKAKDDVVETLNFKRWSRINLVTGQIFFQDWTTNDDTFDKVVSPNIAGYTADKSEIPAVSGVKAKDQDRVETVTYRKDAQKAVIRYVSTNGNRVLTTDEVTGKSGEAIAYSTTSQITEFKKQGYNLVSDEFTAGGAKVYDYDTARDQVYTVTLSERVEPVNPDNPTPQPNTPVNPGQPDSPRWPGTVENLDNKESVSRTIHYVYEDGSKAKDDVVETLNFKRWSRINLVTGHIDFQDWTTNDDTFDKVVSPTIAGYTADKSEIPAVSGVKAKDQDRVETVTYRKDAQKAVIRYVSTNGNRVLTTDEVTGKSGEAIAYSTTSQITEFKKQGYKLVSDEFTAGGAKVYDYDTARDQVYTVTLSERVEPVNPDNPTPQPNTPVNPGQPDSPRWPGTVENLDNKESVSRTIHYVYEDGSKAKDDVVETLNFKRWSNVNLVTGHIDFQDWTTNDDTFDKVVSPTIAGYTADKSEIPAVSGVKAKDQDRVETVTYRKDAQKAVIRYVSTNGNRVLTTDEVTGKSGEAIAYSTTSQITEFKKQGYKLVSDEFTAGGAKVYDYDTARDQVYTVTLSERVEPVNPDNPTPQPNTPVNPGQPDSPRWPGTVENLDNKESVSRTIHYVYEDGSKAKDDVVETLNFKRWSNVNLVTGHIDFQDWTTNDDTFDKVVSPTIAGYTADKSEIPAVSGVQAKDQDRVETVTYRKDAQKAIIRYVSTNGNRVLTTDEVTGKSGEAIAYSTISQITEFKKQGYNLVSDEFTAGGAKVYDYDTARDQVYTVTLSERVEPVNPDNPTPQPNTPVNPGQPDSPRWPASVHDLDNKESVSRTIHYVYEDGSKAKDDVVETLNFKRWSRINLVTGQIFFQDWTTNDDTFDKVVSPNIAGYTADKSEIPAVSGVKAKDQDRVETVTYRKDAQKAIIRYVSTNGNRVLTTDEVTGKSGEAIAYSTISQINEFKKQGYNLVSDEFTAGGAKVYDYDTARDQVYTVTLSERVERVTPKDPKPQPNTPVNPGQPNTPNWPRTVERMEKLTQTITRRINFRYLKNGKAAYGTIDQHISYERNALVNLVSGDINYEQWKITGIKNQDVVAPVASQPSATTPTVANNSVTRVVRSSSVRLALSPQVTNSQESPLGLTVTENGERSVRRSSRGKRATVAEPDSSTNSEADSSVNAVFKAVRTPITPKFYATVNKVGTMEVNPNSPQDTEVNVDLKEMGRIVAVNNKGQYINEQGEVVQNIEDALYKYYDNDPNDATKAAETKIPAAPKFHVLNNTQPTVWGYNIVDKTIEPNDESDPDRIGKDTFVTYNEIIDPVSKETNQTVSFAGAGSATPKDNVQNDFIFKGSYNEATKETTWENKNHTYGTVKVPVVTGYFADKAEAGGKTVTPDLPKATDTVTYKVLGKIIPVDASGNVIANAPQPQYLNDANDPRKAGETAVPEIVGYKPERTSVTPENPGEDTKVTYVKTEQVAVVRYIDVDNKNEVVHTDNITGKSGEKIAYTTETVLKSLLEKGYLLQEDGFPADATFDTDETKVQEYTVLLKHKITVKKDTPKVVERTIHYVFADGTKASEDHHEQVSFSRMLSIDNVTGKTTSTSWVSEDGVTSFEEVVSPTIAGYKPDLAKVDSVQGITAETDNQVVTVTYRNVQPIPQVTPTPVPTPAPAPKVPSAVPTPTPAPKDGEKDLPKTAGHSSGMAQALGVLGLIAGFSLVGKAKRDE, encoded by the coding sequence ATGAAACATTCACATAAAAAATCATTTGACTGGTATAGCTTGCAACAAAGATACTCCATTCGGAAATATCACTTTGGTGCAGCGAGTGTTTTGCTCGGAACAGCCTTGGTCTTAGGAACCGCTGCCAATGCGCAAGCAGTACAAGCAGAGGAACATACCCCAGAAGCTACTAACAGTGTTTCTGTCGATAAGGTAGAAGAAGCTACCAAACCAGCAGAAGTTTCTACAGTTAAGAAAGAAACGACCTACGCAGCTCCAACGGTTGCTAATCCAGTAGAAGTAACTCCAGCTAAATCTGAAGATGCTAAAGCACCAGCAGAAAAAGTTGAAGAAGCTAAAATTCAGAGAGAAGAAGTATCTTCTAAAAATGCTGTTGATAAGTCAAAATTATCAGCGGCCCTTTTGCGCGCAGAAAAATTGGAGATTAAACTGTACACTGAAGAAAGTGTAAAGCGTCTTCAATCTAGTATACAATCTGCTAAAGAATTACTAAATAAAGCAGATGTGACAGAATCAGAATTATCTCAAGCAGAGTCTGAACTTCAGGCTGCAGTTATTGCTTTGGAACTTAGAGGGGCGACTACGACTAAAGTTATTGATAAAACTGAAGTAGTGAGCAAAATTGAATCTGCTGAAAAGAAAAATGCAGAATCAAAAGTAGCTGAACAAACTTCTGAAGTAGACAAAGAGTCAGAAGAAAAAGATAAAATTGCCTTAAAACCTGTAAAGGGGCTTCGAGTTGAAGATGCAAAGGCAAATAAAAAAGGCGGGTGGAATATTCCGTTAGATCAAGAAGCACGCTTAAGATTAAAGAGTGCTATTGAGGCTCATGCCGCACAAGGTAGTTCGCGTCGTCGGAAACGTGCTATCGGAGATTTGGATTATACCTTCAAGAAAGTTATGACCCCAGTTAATCCAGGTTTCTACGCAGATGCCAAGAGTGTTGATGAGTTAACAGTTAACCCAGACTATATAAATGAAACAGTTGTCAACGTTTGGTATAAAGACTTAGGTTATATCAATTTAGTCGACAAAGATGGACATTACATCAATTCAAATGGTGAAGTAGTAGAAAATAAAGAAGCGGCTGTCCGTAGACAATACAAAAATGATTTTAATGACACAACAAGAGCAGATGTAACTGAAATTCCTAATGCACCAGTTGGTTGGAAAATTAGTGACAATCAATCTATTCGTGGATATGATGCAGAAACAAAAACTATTGATCCAAACGACGATAATGATTTAGATGCTGTTGGTAAAGACTCTAATGTAGTCATTGAAAAAGAAAATCAAAAAGCTGTCATCCGTTACGTAAGCACTAACGGTAACCGTGTTCTCACAACAGATGAAGTAACAGGTAAGTCAGGAGAAGCCATTGCCTACAGCACAACAAGTCAAATCAATGAATTCAAGAAACAAGGCTATAACCTTGTTAGCGATGAATTCACAGCGGGTGGTGCTAAGGTTTATGACTACGATACAGCACGTGACCAAGTCTACACTGTAACTCTTTCAGAACGTGTTGAACCAGTTAATCCAGATAACCCAACTCCACAACCAAACACACCAGTTAATCCAGGACAACCAGATAGCCCACGTTGGCCAGGAACCGTTGAAAACTTGGATAACAAGGAAAGTGTTAGCCGTACCATCCATTACGTTTACGAAGATGGAAGTAAGGCTAAGGATGATGTAGTTGAAACACTGAACTTCAAACGTTGGAGTCGTATTAACCTAGTGACTGGTCAAATTTTCTTCCAAGACTGGACAACTAATGATGATACGTTTGATAAAGTAGTCTCTCCAACTATCGCAGGTTACACAGCGGATAAATCAGAAATCCCAGCTGTAAGTGGAGTGAAGGCTAAAGACCAAGACCGCGTTGAAACAGTTACTTACCGTAAGGATGTTCAAAAAGCTGTTATCCGTTATGTAAGTACTAATGGTAACCGTGTTCTCACAACAGATGAAGTGACAGGTAAGTCAGGTGAAGCCATTGCCTACAGCACAACAAGTCAAATCACAGAATTCAAGAAACAAGGCTATAAACTTGTTAGCGATGAATTCACATCAGGTGGTGCGAAGGTTTATGACTACGATACAGCACGTGACCAAGTCTACACTGTAACCCTTTCAGAACGTGTTGAACCAGTTAATCCAGATAACCCAACTCCACAACCAAACACACCAGTTAATCCAGGACAACCAGATAGCCCACGTTGGCCAGGAACCGTTGAAAACTTGGATAACAAGGAAAGTGTTAGCCGTACCATCCATTACGTTTACGAAGATGGAAGTAAGGCTAAGGATGATGTAGTTGAAACACTGAACTTCAAACGTTGGAGTCATATTAACCTAGTGACTGGTCATATTGACTTCCAAGACTGGACAACCAATGATGATACGTTTGATAAAGTGGTCTCTCCAACTATCGCAGGTTACACAGCGGATAAATCAGAAATTCCAGCTGTAAGCGGAGTGAAGGCTAAAGACCAAGACCGTGTTGAAACAGTCACTTACCGTAAGGATGCTCAAAAAGCTGTTATTCGTTACGTAAGCACTAACGGTAACCGTGTTCTCACAACAGATGAAGTGACAGGTAAGTCAGGTGAAGCCATTGCCTACAGCACAATAAGTCAAATCAATGAATTCAAGAAACAAGGCTACAACCTTGTTAGCGATGAATTCACAGCAGGTGGTGCTAAGGTTTATGACTACGATACAGCACGTGACCAAGTCTACACTGTAACCCTTTCAGAACGTGTTGAACCAGTTAACCCAGATAACCCAACTCCACAACCAAACACACCAGTCAATCCAGGACAACCAGATAGCCCACGTTGGCCAGCTAGTGTCCATGATTTGGATAACAAGGAAAGTGTTAGCCGTACCATCCATTATGTTTATGAAGACGGAAGCAAGGCTAAGGATGATGTAGTTGAAACACTGAACTTCAAACGTTGGAGTCGTATTAACCTAGTGACTGGTCAGATTTTCTTCCAAGACTGGACAACCAATGATGATACGTTTGATAAAGTGGTCTCTCCAAATATCGCAGGATACACAGCGGATAAATCAGAAATTCCAGCTGTAAGCGGAGTGAAGGCTAAAGACCAAGACCGTGTTGAAACAGTTACTTACCGTAAGGATGCTCAAAAAGCTGTTATCCGTTACGTAAGCACTAACGGTAACCGTGTTCTCACAACAGATGAAGTAACAGGTAAGTCAGGAGAAGCCATTGCCTACAGCACAACAAGTCAAATCACAGAGTTCAAGAAACAAGGCTATAACCTTGTTAGCGATGAATTCACAGCGGGTGGTGCTAAGGTTTATGACTACGATACAGCACGTGACCAAGTCTACACTGTAACCCTTTCAGAACGTGTTGAACCAGTTAACCCAGATAACCCAACTCCACAACCAAACACACCAGTTAATCCAGGACAACCAGATAGCCCACGTTGGCCAGGAACCGTTGAAAACTTGGATAACAAGGAAAGTGTTAGCCGTACCATCCATTACGTTTACGAAGATGGAAGTAAGGCTAAGGATGATGTAGTTGAAACACTGAACTTCAAACGTTGGAGTCGTATTAACCTAGTGACTGGTCATATTGACTTCCAAGACTGGACAACCAATGATGATACGTTTGATAAAGTGGTCTCTCCAACTATCGCAGGTTACACAGCGGATAAATCAGAAATTCCAGCTGTAAGCGGAGTGAAGGCTAAAGACCAAGACCGTGTTGAAACAGTTACTTACCGTAAGGATGCTCAAAAAGCTGTTATCCGTTACGTAAGCACTAACGGTAACCGTGTTCTTACAACAGATGAAGTGACAGGTAAGTCAGGTGAAGCCATTGCCTACAGCACAACAAGTCAAATCACAGAATTCAAGAAACAAGGCTATAAGCTTGTTAGCGATGAATTCACAGCGGGTGGTGCGAAGGTTTATGACTACGATACAGCACGTGACCAAGTCTACACTGTAACCCTTTCAGAACGTGTTGAACCAGTTAACCCAGATAACCCAACTCCACAACCAAACACACCAGTTAATCCAGGACAACCAGATAGCCCACGTTGGCCAGGAACCGTTGAAAACTTGGATAACAAGGAAAGTGTTAGCCGTACCATCCATTACGTTTACGAAGATGGAAGCAAGGCTAAGGATGATGTAGTTGAAACACTGAACTTCAAACGTTGGAGCAATGTCAACTTGGTAACAGGTCATATTGACTTCCAAGACTGGACAACTAATGATGATACGTTTGATAAAGTGGTCTCTCCAAATATCGCAGGTTACACAGCGGATAAATCAGAAATCCCAGCTGTAAGCGGAGTTCAAGCGAAAGACCAAGACCGTGTTGAAACAGTTACTTACCGTAAGGATGCTCAAAAAGCTATTATCCGTTACGTAAGCACTAACGGTAACCGTGTTCTCACAACAGATGAAGTGACAGGTAAGTCAGGTGAAGCCATTGCCTACAGCACAATAAGTCAAATCAATGAATTCAAGAAACAAGGCTACAACCTTGTTAGCGATGAATTCACAGCAGGTGGTGCTAAGGTTTATGACTACGATACAGCACGTGACCAAGTCTACACTGTAACCCTTTCAGAACGTGTCGAACCAGTTAACCCAGATAACCCAACTCCACAACCAAACACACCAGTCAATCCAGGACAACCAGATAGCCCACGTTGGCCAGCTAGTGTCCATGATTTGGATAACAAGGAAAGTGTTAGCCGTACCATCCATTATGTTTATGAAGACGGAAGCAAGGCTAAGGATGATGTAGTTGAAACACTGAACTTCAAACGTTGGAGTCGTATTAACCTAGTGACTGGTCAGATTTTCTTCCAAGACTGGACAACCAATGATGATACGTTTGATAAAGTGGTCTCTCCAAATATCGCAGGATACACAGCGGATAAATCAGAAATTCCAGCTGTAAGCGGAGTGAAGGCTAAAGACCAAGACCGTGTTGAAACAGTTACTTACCGTAAGGATGCTCAAAAAGCTGTTATCCGTTACGTAAGCACTAACGGTAACCGTGTTCTCACAACAGATGAAGTAACAGGTAAGTCAGGAGAAGCCATTGCCTACAGCACAACAAGTCAAATCACAGAGTTCAAGAAACAAGGCTATAACCTTGTTAGCGATGAATTCACAGCGGGTGGTGCTAAGGTTTATGACTACGATACAGCACGTGACCAAGTCTACACTGTAACCCTTTCAGAACGTGTTGAACCAGTTAACCCAGATAACCCAACTCCACAACCAAACACACCAGTTAATCCAGGACAACCAGATAGCCCACGTTGGCCAGGAACCGTTGAAAACTTGGATAACAAGGAAAGTGTTAGCCGTACCATCCATTACGTTTACGAAGATGGAAGTAAGGCTAAGGATGATGTAGTTGAAACACTGAACTTCAAACGTTGGAGTCGTATTAACCTAGTGACTGGTCATATTGACTTCCAAGACTGGACAACCAATGATGATACGTTTGATAAAGTGGTCTCTCCAACTATCGCAGGTTACACAGCGGATAAATCAGAAATTCCAGCTGTAAGCGGAGTGAAGGCTAAAGACCAAGACCGTGTTGAAACAGTTACTTACCGTAAGGATGCTCAAAAAGCTGTTATCCGTTACGTAAGCACTAACGGTAACCGTGTTCTTACAACAGATGAAGTGACAGGTAAGTCAGGTGAAGCCATTGCCTACAGCACAACAAGTCAAATCACAGAATTCAAGAAACAAGGCTATAAGCTTGTTAGCGATGAATTCACAGCGGGTGGTGCGAAGGTTTATGACTACGATACAGCACGTGACCAAGTCTACACTGTAACCCTTTCAGAACGTGTTGAACCAGTTAACCCAGATAACCCAACTCCACAACCAAACACACCAGTTAATCCAGGACAACCAGATAGCCCACGTTGGCCAGGAACCGTTGAAAACTTGGATAACAAGGAAAGTGTTAGCCGTACCATCCATTACGTTTACGAAGATGGAAGCAAGGCTAAGGATGATGTAGTTGAAACACTGAACTTCAAACGTTGGAGCAATGTCAACTTGGTAACAGGTCATATTGACTTCCAAGACTGGACAACTAATGATGATACGTTTGATAAAGTGGTCTCTCCAACTATCGCAGGTTACACAGCGGATAAATCAGAAATTCCAGCTGTAAGCGGAGTGAAGGCTAAAGACCAAGACCGTGTTGAAACAGTTACTTACCGTAAGGATGCTCAAAAAGCTGTTATCCGTTACGTAAGCACTAACGGTAACCGTGTTCTTACAACAGATGAAGTGACAGGTAAGTCAGGTGAAGCCATTGCCTACAGCACAACAAGTCAAATCACAGAATTCAAGAAACAAGGCTATAAGCTTGTTAGCGATGAATTCACAGCGGGTGGTGCGAAGGTTTATGACTACGATACAGCACGTGACCAAGTCTACACTGTAACCCTTTCAGAACGTGTTGAACCAGTTAACCCAGATAACCCAACTCCACAACCAAACACACCAGTTAATCCAGGACAACCAGATAGCCCACGTTGGCCAGGAACCGTTGAAAACTTGGATAACAAGGAAAGTGTTAGCCGTACCATCCATTACGTTTACGAAGATGGAAGCAAGGCTAAGGATGATGTAGTTGAAACACTGAACTTCAAACGTTGGAGCAATGTCAACTTGGTAACAGGTCATATTGACTTCCAAGACTGGACAACTAATGATGATACGTTTGATAAAGTGGTCTCTCCAACTATCGCAGGTTACACAGCGGATAAATCAGAAATCCCAGCTGTAAGCGGAGTTCAAGCGAAAGACCAAGACCGTGTTGAAACAGTTACTTACCGTAAGGATGCTCAAAAAGCTATTATCCGTTACGTAAGCACTAACGGTAACCGTGTTCTCACAACAGATGAAGTGACAGGTAAGTCAGGTGAAGCCATTGCCTACAGCACAATAAGTCAAATCACAGAATTCAAGAAACAAGGCTACAACCTTGTTAGCGATGAATTCACAGCAGGTGGTGCTAAGGTTTATGACTACGATACAGCACGTGACCAAGTCTACACTGTAACCCTTTCAGAACGTGTCGAACCAGTTAACCCAGATAACCCAACTCCACAACCAAACACACCAGTCAATCCAGGACAACCAGATAGCCCACGTTGGCCAGCTAGTGTCCATGATTTGGATAACAAGGAAAGTGTTAGCCGTACCATCCATTATGTTTATGAAGACGGAAGCAAGGCTAAGGATGATGTAGTTGAAACACTGAACTTCAAACGTTGGAGTCGTATTAACCTAGTGACTGGTCAGATTTTCTTCCAAGACTGGACAACCAATGATGATACGTTTGATAAAGTGGTCTCTCCAAATATCGCAGGATACACAGCGGATAAATCAGAAATTCCAGCTGTAAGCGGAGTGAAGGCTAAAGACCAAGACCGTGTTGAAACAGTTACTTACCGTAAGGATGCTCAAAAAGCTATTATCCGTTACGTAAGCACTAACGGTAACCGTGTTCTCACAACAGATGAAGTGACAGGTAAGTCAGGAGAAGCCATTGCCTACAGCACAATAAGTCAAATCAATGAATTCAAGAAACAAGGCTACAACCTTGTTAGCGATGAATTCACAGCGGGTGGTGCTAAGGTTTATGACTACGATACAGCACGTGACCAAGTCTACACTGTAACCCTTTCAGAACGTGTCGAACGTGTAACACCGAAAGATCCTAAACCACAACCAAACACCCCAGTCAATCCAGGACAACCAAATACACCAAATTGGCCACGTACTGTCGAGAGAATGGAGAAATTGACTCAAACAATAACTCGTCGTATCAACTTCCGTTACCTTAAAAATGGAAAAGCTGCATATGGAACGATTGATCAACATATCAGCTATGAAAGAAATGCTCTTGTGAATTTGGTTTCTGGTGATATCAATTATGAACAATGGAAGATTACTGGTATTAAAAACCAAGATGTTGTAGCTCCAGTAGCATCTCAACCATCAGCTACAACTCCTACAGTAGCAAATAACAGTGTAACAAGAGTTGTAAGATCATCTAGTGTAAGACTAGCTTTATCTCCACAAGTTACTAATTCTCAAGAGTCTCCATTAGGCTTAACTGTGACAGAAAATGGTGAGCGTTCAGTACGTCGTTCATCAAGAGGTAAACGTGCCACTGTAGCAGAGCCAGATAGTTCAACTAATTCAGAAGCTGATTCATCTGTTAATGCAGTGTTCAAAGCAGTACGAACTCCTATTACACCAAAATTCTATGCTACTGTGAATAAAGTAGGAACGATGGAGGTTAACCCAAATTCTCCTCAAGATACAGAAGTTAATGTTGACTTGAAAGAAATGGGACGTATTGTAGCAGTCAATAATAAAGGACAATATATCAATGAACAAGGAGAGGTTGTACAAAACATTGAAGACGCTCTCTATAAGTACTATGATAATGATCCAAACGATGCAACAAAAGCAGCGGAAACAAAAATTCCTGCGGCTCCAAAATTCCATGTATTAAATAATACGCAACCAACTGTTTGGGGATATAATATTGTTGACAAGACAATCGAACCAAATGATGAATCTGATCCTGATCGCATCGGAAAAGATACCTTTGTAACATATAATGAAATTATTGATCCAGTATCTAAGGAAACAAACCAAACGGTAAGCTTTGCTGGTGCAGGTTCTGCAACTCCTAAAGATAATGTGCAAAATGATTTTATCTTCAAGGGATCATATAATGAAGCAACTAAAGAAACGACTTGGGAAAACAAGAACCATACCTATGGAACAGTTAAAGTACCAGTTGTGACAGGGTATTTTGCTGATAAAGCAGAAGCTGGTGGCAAGACAGTTACGCCAGATTTACCAAAAGCAACAGATACAGTTACATATAAAGTTTTGGGTAAAATCATTCCAGTAGATGCTTCTGGAAATGTAATTGCAAATGCTCCTCAACCCCAATACCTGAATGATGCAAATGATCCTCGTAAAGCTGGAGAAACAGCAGTACCTGAAATTGTAGGCTACAAACCAGAGCGTACAAGTGTTACACCTGAAAATCCAGGTGAAGATACAAAGGTAACTTACGTCAAGACAGAACAAGTTGCAGTTGTTCGTTACATAGATGTTGATAACAAGAATGAAGTCGTTCATACAGACAATATTACTGGTAAATCAGGAGAAAAGATTGCCTATACGACAGAAACTGTTTTGAAATCGTTGCTTGAAAAAGGGTACTTATTACAGGAAGATGGTTTCCCTGCAGATGCAACTTTTGATACAGATGAAACAAAAGTTCAAGAATATACAGTTCTATTGAAACATAAAATCACTGTTAAAAAAGACACTCCAAAAGTTGTGGAAAGAACGATTCATTATGTATTTGCAGATGGTACAAAAGCAAGTGAAGATCATCATGAACAAGTAAGCTTTTCACGTATGCTGAGTATCGATAATGTAACAGGTAAGACTACAAGTACATCTTGGGTTTCTGAAGATGGAGTGACAAGTTTTGAAGAAGTGGTGTCTCCAACCATTGCAGGCTACAAACCTGATCTTGCTAAAGTAGATTCGGTTCAAGGAATTACAGCAGAAACGGATAATCAAGTTGTAACTGTAACTTATAGAAATGTTCAACCAATTCCACAAGTTACGCCAACTCCGGTTCCAACGCCAGCTCCAGCTCCAAAAGTGCCGTCAGCAGTTCCAACGCCAACCCCAGCTCCAAAAGATGGAGAAAAAGACCTTCCAAAAACTGCAGGTCACTCTTCTGGTATGGCTCAAGCTCTAGGAGTACTTGGCTTAATTGCTGGATTCAGTTTAGTTGGAAAAGCAAAACGAGATGAATAA